From Campylobacter showae:
TTACGATTTTCATGCTGCCGCTTTTTAAAGCGATACCTTCAAACGCGATATATCCGATACTTGTGATGGTCGGCGTGCTGATGTTTAGCGAGCTTGGAAATATAAATTTTAAAGATCCGGCCATCGCCATCTCGACGTTTTTGATAGTTATCTTGATGCCTCTTACGTACTCGATCACGACGGGACTTTCGTTTGGATTTATGGCGTATCTGTTGGTCCGTATCATGAGACGCGAGTGGGAGTACGTAAATATCGGCGTCATAGTGCTTGCGCTCATTAGTTTTATTGTATTTTTAGTGCATTAAGGAGAAAATATGCTAAAGTATCCGTTTGAGGAATTTCACAAAGACGTAAAAATAATGGTGCGAGATATCAAAGCAAATTTCGAGCCCGAGGTGATTTTGGCGATTGCCCGCGGCGGACTTACTTTGGGACATTTTTTAGCGAGCTTGCTAAATAACCGTAATCTTTTTACGCTAAACTCAATCCACTACGAAGAGACGCAAAAGCTCGATACCATCGATATCTTTAACATCCCTGATCTATCTAAATTTAATAAAATTTTGATAGTGGACGACATGATCGACACGGGGGAGAGTATGGTAGCCATAAAACAAGAGCTTTTAAAGCGCTTCCCGCATATCGAGCTAAAGATCGCGACTATCTTTTATAAACGAAAAGCGCTTTTGTTGCCTGATTTTACGGTAAGAGAGGCGCATGAGTGGATAGAGTTTTTCTGGGAAGAGCAAATTTAAGCCTAAAATTTAGCCATGTTGCGCTCGGAAACGTTTTTACTTTTTATCATCTGCCTTATTGATTTTTGCTTTTTGTCGTATGCGATTAGCACGCTTAGCATTAGCTACTACGAGGCAGATGCGTTTTATAACTCGCCTAAAATTTCAGCTGTTTTGGCTAGATTTTCGGTCGAGATTTTCGGGCAAAACGACTATGCTTTGCGCCTTCCTTTTGTTATTTGCCACATTTTTAGCGTCGCGCTACTCTACAAGGTATCAAAGCAAATTTTAAAACGCAAATTTGACCGAGTAGTAAGCGCGGTCGTGTTTGTACTGCTTCCTGCGACGATGGCGTCGGCGATCTTGGTAAACGATGCCGGCATCATAATCGCGCTCTCGCTTTTGAGCATTTATCTCTATCAACTACGCAAAATGCTCGCTTTTTACGCGCTTTTGTGTGTATTGCCTTTTATTAGCGGCGCGTTTTTAGTTTATTTTTCGGCCATTTTTATATTTGCCGTCTATAGGCGCGACGCTAAGATGGCGTGGGTTGCGGCGCTACTTTTCGCGCTTTGCTTTTATCTTTACGGATTTGACTCGGGCGGCAAGCCTAGGGGTCATCTGCTTGATACCGTGAGTATTTTTGCCGCCGCGTTTTCGCCTTTTATCTTTGTCTATTTCGTCTATGCGATGTATAGAATTTGGATAAAAGAGACTAAAAATTTGCTCTGGTTCGTCTGCATAACGGCATTTTTGTTTTGCTTGTTTTTGTCGATCAGGCAGCGACTGGAGCTCGAAAACTACCTGCCTTTTTGCGTTATTTCGGTGCCGATTTTGGTTCGGGTATTTTTTAGCTCGTACCGTGTAAGACTACCGATGTTTAGACGTGGATATAAAATTTTAGCTTCATTTGCCGCGTTTTCTTTGCTCGTTGGGTTTTTGTTTGTACTTTTTAATGAAACGCTTTACGGCGTGCTAAAAGATCCGACCAAGCATTTTGTTTACAGATATCATGTAGCAAAAGAGCTTGCAAAAGAGCTAAAAAATGAGGGCGTAGAAAAAATTTTCACGGACGATAAAAAGCTAGATTTGAGACTTAAATTTTACGGCATAGATACGCGGCCGGACGCAAATTTGCGATTAGCAATTTTGGACCAGAAAGATAATTATGGTAATATAGCGGTCTATAAATTTGGCGTAAAAATCGCAAATTTTAAAATTATAAAAGATGATTAGGGGATAAATTTAATGAAAAAAGCTTTTACTATGCTAGAGCTTGTCATTGTTATTGTTGTTATAGGAATTTTAGCTGCTATGGTGATACCAAGACTTGAACGTGATAATCTCGCTGAAGCTGTCGATCAAATAGCATCTCATATCAGATATACTCAGCATCTTGCTATGCAAGATAATAAATTTAGTATAGATTTGGCAAATCCGGCCAATGATACACAATGGTATAGACAAAGGTGGACTCTTTCTTTTAACACAGGTGGATTTTGTGGTAGTAAGAATACGGATTGGACATATAGTGTTTACTTTGACGGAGTAGGGGGTTTTACGGGGAATTTAAATAGTTCTAATGAGGCTGCAAGAGATCCTCAAAATCCTTCAAAAATTATGAGTGCAGGATGGAGTAGTGGCGCCTCGGGCGGAGGTTGCAATAATGCAGATAGCAAATATAATATAACAAAAAAATTCGGAATAACAAGAATTGATTTATCGAATGGCTGTGGCGCTGCCAATACAACATCAATATCGTTTGATGAATTTGGTCGCCCTATGAAAAAGGCTAGCACGACAGGTGGTGGGGGCGCTACAAGGGGATATGATAGAATATTGATTGCAAGTGATAATTGTTTTATTTCCATAGGAACTGCTGATAAAAATGCTACTATATATATAACACCTGAAACGGGCTTTACTAGAGTTTCGTATTGATTTAAATAAATTTATTTCTACCTTGTGTGTTTCTTCAGCTTCTTTTAAGTATATTGCTTGTATAATTCGAGCTCACGAATTGAGAAACCACCTTTAACTTTCACGTTAATAAAGCCTTTTCTTTTAATATCGTAAGTTTTAATTTTGAGTTAAATAAACAATTCTCTAATTTTTGAGAGTTTTTGAAACTAGCTCTTAAATTATGTTTTTTAAATTAACACTGTTAAACTAATTAGTCAATCTTTGAAATCTAAACAAGTGATCGATTGAGCCAATCTTTTATCAGGCTTTCCCTGGAAAGTAGATAAGAGATAAAACTAATTAATAAAATTAAAGTTTTTTGATTAAAACTTCATATAAATTCTAAATCAATTAAATTTGATTTAGCTAAACGCTAATTTAGATTGCGTGAGCAATCTTAGTCTTTAGCGTTGCTTCTTAGCAAAGCTTTGCTTTGCGCTAAAGAAGGTTAATATGGAGAGTTTGATCCTGGCTCAGAGTGAACGCTGGCGGCGTGCCTAATACATGCAAGTCGAACGGAGATTAAGTAGCTTGCTATTTAATCTTAGTGGCGCACGGGTGAGTAATATATAGCTAACTTGCCCATTACTAAGGGACAACAGTTGGAAACGACTGCTAATACCTTATACTCCGTATCTATATAAGTAGATACGGGAAAGTTTTTCGGTAATGGATAGGGCTATATCGTATCAGCTAGTTGGTAAGGTAATGGCTTACCAAGGCTATGACGCGTAACTGGTCTGAGAGGATGATCAGTCACACTGGAACTGAGACACGGTCCAGACTCCTACGGGAGGCAGCAGTAGGGAATATTGCTCAATGGGGGAAACCCTGAAGCAGCAACGCCGCGTGGAGGATGACACTTTTCGGAGCGTAAACTCCTTTTCTTGGGAAAGAATTATGACGGTACCCAAGGAATAAGCACCGGCTAACTCCGTGCCAGCAGCCGCGGTAATACGGAGGGTGCAAGCGTTACTCGGAATCACTGGGCGTAAAGGACGCGTAGGCGGATTATCAAGTCTCTTGTGAAATCTAACGGCTTAACCGTTAAACTGCTTGGGAAACTGATAATCTAGAGTAAGGGAGAGGCAGATGGAATTCTTGGTGTAGGGGTAAAATCCGTAGAGATCAAGAAGAATACCCATTGCGAAAGCGATCTGCTGGAACTTAACTGACGCTAATGCGTGAAAGCGTGGGGAGCAAACAGGATTAGATACCCTGGTAGTCCACGCCCTAAACGATGTATACTAGTTGTTGCTTCGCTAGTCGAGGCAGTAATGCACCTAACGGATTAAGTATACCGCCTGGGGAGTACGGTCGCAAGATTAAAACTCAAAGGAATAGACGGGGACCCGCACAAGCGGTGGAGCATGTGGTTTAATTCGAAGATACGCGAAGAACCTTACCCGGACTTGATATCTAACAAATCATCCAGAGATGGAAGAGTATCTGCTTGCAGAAATGTTAAGACAGGTGCTGCACGGCTGTCGTCAGCTCGTGTCGTGAGATGTTGGGTTAAGTCCCGCAACGAGCGCAACCCACGTCATTAGTTGCTAACGGTTCGGCCGAGCACTCTAATGAGACTGCCTTCGCAAGGAGGAGGAAGGTGTGGACGACGTCAAGTCATCATGGCCCTTATGTCCGGGGCGACACACGTGCTACAATGGCATATACAATGAGACGCAATATCGCGAGATGGAGCAAATCTATAAAATATGTCCCAGTTCGGATTGGAGTCTGCAACTCGACTCCATGAAGCCGGAATCGCTAGTAATCGTAGATCAGCCATGCTACGGTGAATACGTTCCCGGGTCTTGTACTCACCGCCCGTCACACCATGGGAGTTGATTTCACTCGAAGCCCAAATACCAAACTGGTTATGGTCCACAGTGGAATCAGCGACTGGGGTGAAGTCGTAACAAGGTAACCGTAGGAGAACCTGCGGTTGGATCACCTCCTTTCTAGAGTACAACGAATATTCTCTCACAAGATATTCGTCAAAGGAAAATTTAGGTTATCGCTATAGATAATCTACTCAATCGACCTTGTTTAGTTTTGAAAGATTGACGCAAACCTATAGGGGCCTATAGCTCAGCTGGTTAGAGTGCACCCCTGATAAGGGTGAGGTCACAAGTTCAAGTCTTGTTAGGCCCACCAGAGAATTTAATTGGGGAATTAGCTCAGCTGGGAGAGCGCCTGCTTTGCACGCAGGAGGTCAGCGGTTCGATCCCGCTATTCTCCACCATGATTAGTTTAACATCAAAAAAGTCTAAACTAAGTATTTTTATTAAATATTTAGTTTAGACTTTGTCGAAATAGACTCTTTATTTTTACGGCGCTTTCGAAAGAAGCGGTGTGCTTTAGGGGTTTCCAAAGGGCTTTTTAGCCCTTGGTCGCAAAGACTAGCTTTGCTAGTCTGCGAAGTCTAAACGTTATTTAGTTTATCATTGTTAAAAGTCACAATCAAGTTTTAATAAATAAAACAATTTTACAGGACTTGTTAAAGATTTAAAGATCTTGCTTATTTGCTTAATGCAGAAGTTTGACGTCACAAGATATCACAGGATTTAAAACTTACCTAGATATTAGTCAATGCTTTCCGTCTTAAAAGCTAGAGATTTAAATTTAGTAATAGATCTTAAATTTGAGGCTTAGTTATGAAATCTTAAATTTATGAGTTACCTTTAACAAGGAAGTGATGCGAATTAGAATATATTATATACTAATAAAAGGTAAGCTACTAAGAGTAAGTGGTGGATGCCTTGGCTAGTAGAGGCGATGAAAGACGTGCCAGGCTGCGATAAGTCTCGGGGAGCCGTCAAGGGGCTTTGATCCGGGAATTTCTGAATGGGGCAACCCAGTTAAGCGTGAGCTTAACTACCTAATATGGAGCGAACGAGGGGAATTGAAACATCTTAGTACCCTCAGGAAAAGAAATCAAAAGAGATTACGCTAGTAGCGGCGAGCGAACGCGTAAGAGGGCAAACCGTTAGTTTACTAACGGGGTTGTAGGACTGCGATATAGACTAAACTTAGCTAATAGAATAAT
This genomic window contains:
- a CDS encoding phosphoribosyltransferase, whose product is MLKYPFEEFHKDVKIMVRDIKANFEPEVILAIARGGLTLGHFLASLLNNRNLFTLNSIHYEETQKLDTIDIFNIPDLSKFNKILIVDDMIDTGESMVAIKQELLKRFPHIELKIATIFYKRKALLLPDFTVREAHEWIEFFWEEQI
- a CDS encoding ArnT family glycosyltransferase; the protein is MLRSETFLLFIICLIDFCFLSYAISTLSISYYEADAFYNSPKISAVLARFSVEIFGQNDYALRLPFVICHIFSVALLYKVSKQILKRKFDRVVSAVVFVLLPATMASAILVNDAGIIIALSLLSIYLYQLRKMLAFYALLCVLPFISGAFLVYFSAIFIFAVYRRDAKMAWVAALLFALCFYLYGFDSGGKPRGHLLDTVSIFAAAFSPFIFVYFVYAMYRIWIKETKNLLWFVCITAFLFCLFLSIRQRLELENYLPFCVISVPILVRVFFSSYRVRLPMFRRGYKILASFAAFSLLVGFLFVLFNETLYGVLKDPTKHFVYRYHVAKELAKELKNEGVEKIFTDDKKLDLRLKFYGIDTRPDANLRLAILDQKDNYGNIAVYKFGVKIANFKIIKDD
- a CDS encoding prepilin-type N-terminal cleavage/methylation domain-containing protein, producing the protein MKKAFTMLELVIVIVVIGILAAMVIPRLERDNLAEAVDQIASHIRYTQHLAMQDNKFSIDLANPANDTQWYRQRWTLSFNTGGFCGSKNTDWTYSVYFDGVGGFTGNLNSSNEAARDPQNPSKIMSAGWSSGASGGGCNNADSKYNITKKFGITRIDLSNGCGAANTTSISFDEFGRPMKKASTTGGGGATRGYDRILIASDNCFISIGTADKNATIYITPETGFTRVSY